A window of the Brassica oleracea var. oleracea cultivar TO1000 chromosome C1, BOL, whole genome shotgun sequence genome harbors these coding sequences:
- the LOC106295435 gene encoding uncharacterized protein LOC106295435 isoform X3 has translation MPNPYTLHTDLKVDCCSITAEVRLQKIPEEARELEKKQLRQTWRRYRVELTISDETEEAVFVAFDSEMIKLTNVRSSEVGQGGGDGPKDNMHGVSSLSSASANLGNNNAKETPRLTESALGNLPEVDGFISQNPKLKLSRLLRRSVRNR, from the exons ATGCCGAATCCTTACACTCTTCATACCGATTTGAAGGTTGATTGCTGCTCCATCACCGCCGAGGTCCGCCTTCAGAAG ATCCCTGAGGAAGCTAGAGAGCTTGAAAAAAAACAACTCAGACAGACTTGGAGAAG GTACCGTGTGGAGTTGACCATTTCAGATGAAACCGAAGAGGCTGTCTTCGTAGCTTTTGATTCCGAGATGATCAAGCTGACTAACGTCCGCTCTTCTGAAGTTGGGCAG GGAGGAGGTGATGGGCCCAAAGACAATATGCATGGAGTCAGCTCACTTTCCTCAGCTTCTGCAAATCTAGGTAACAACAATGCAAAGGAGACACCGAGACTTACAGAGTCTGCACTGGGGAACCTCCCTGAAGTGGATGGCTTCATATCCCAGAATCCAAAGCTCAAATTGAGCAGGCTGCTAAGAAGGTCCGTACGGAATAGATGA
- the LOC106295435 gene encoding uncharacterized protein LOC106295435 isoform X1 has protein sequence MPNPYTLHTDLKVDCCSITAEVRLQKIPEEARELEKKQLRQTWRRYRVELTISDETEEAVFVAFDSEMIKLTNVRSSEVGQVMQGGGDGPKDNMHGVSSLSSASANLGNNNAKETPRLTESALGNLPEVDGFISQNPKLKLSRLLRRSVRNR, from the exons ATGCCGAATCCTTACACTCTTCATACCGATTTGAAGGTTGATTGCTGCTCCATCACCGCCGAGGTCCGCCTTCAGAAG ATCCCTGAGGAAGCTAGAGAGCTTGAAAAAAAACAACTCAGACAGACTTGGAGAAG GTACCGTGTGGAGTTGACCATTTCAGATGAAACCGAAGAGGCTGTCTTCGTAGCTTTTGATTCCGAGATGATCAAGCTGACTAACGTCCGCTCTTCTGAAGTTGGGCAGGTCATG CAGGGAGGAGGTGATGGGCCCAAAGACAATATGCATGGAGTCAGCTCACTTTCCTCAGCTTCTGCAAATCTAGGTAACAACAATGCAAAGGAGACACCGAGACTTACAGAGTCTGCACTGGGGAACCTCCCTGAAGTGGATGGCTTCATATCCCAGAATCCAAAGCTCAAATTGAGCAGGCTGCTAAGAAGGTCCGTACGGAATAGATGA
- the LOC106344146 gene encoding UDP-galactose/UDP-glucose transporter 2-like isoform X2, protein MKEEQSRTLFGISLSDRPTWQQFLICTSGFFFGYLVNGVCEEYVYNRLQFSFGWYFTFIQGFVYLFLIYLQGFTTKHIVNPMRTYVKLSAVLMGSHGLTKGSLAYLNYPAQIMFKSTKVLPVMIMGAFIPGLRRKYPVHEYISAFLLVLGLILFTLADAQMSPNFSMIGILMISGALIMDAFLGNLQEAIFTMNPETTQMEMLFCSTVVGLPFLFVPMVLTGELFRAWTACSQHPYVYGVLVFEAMATFIGQVSVLSLIALFGAATTALITTARKGVTLLLSYLIFTKPLTEQHGSGLLLIAMGIVLKMVPMDSKPPSKIQARPAVRKDGAEGERGDEEERKSLV, encoded by the exons ATGAAGGAGGAACAATCAAGAACTCTGTTTGGAATATCTCTGTCTGATCGACCAACTTGGCAACAGTTTCTCATTTGCACTTCTGGTTTCTTCTTTGGCTACCTCGTTAACGGAGTTTGCGAG GAATATGTTTATAATCGGCTCCAATTTAG CTTTGGTTGGTACTTCACGTTTATACAAGGATTTGTCTACTTATTCCTCATCTACCTTCAAGGCTTCACCACAAAACATATTGTGAATCCCATGAGAACTTATGTCAAACTCTCTGCTGTTCTCATGGGATCACATGGTTTAACCAAAGGATCTTTGGCTTATCTCAACTATCCAGCTCAAATCATGTTCAAATCCACCAAG GTGTTGCCGGTAATGATAATGGGAGCGTTCATACCCGGGTTGAGAAGAAAATACCCGGTCCATGAATACATTTCAGCGTTCTTGTTGGTTCTTGGTTTGATCCTTTTCACATTAGCAGACGCACAAATGTCTCCTAATTTCAGTATGATCGGTATTTTGATGATTTCTGGCGCGTTGATCATGGATGCTTTCTTGGGTAATCTTCAGGAAGCTATTTTCACTATGAATCCCGAGACAACTCAG ATGGAGATGCTTTTCTGCTCAACGGTTGTTGGATTGCCCTTCTTGTTCGTTCCCATGGTCTTAACCGGTGAGCTTTTCCGTGCGTGGACTGCGTGCTCACAA CATCCATATGTGTATGGAGTGCTTGTATTTGAAGCCATGGCCACATTCATCGGTCAAGTCTCTGTTCTATCGCTCATTGCACTCTTTGGAGCCGCTACAACCGCCTTA ATAACAACAGCGAGGAAAGGTGTTACGTTGTTGCTGTCGTATTTGATATTCACAAAGCCATTAACAGAACAGCACGGATCGGGGTTGCTGTTGATAGCAATGGGAATTGTATTGAAGATGGTACCGATGGATAGTAAACCTCCGAGCAAGATTCAGGCGAGACCAGCGGTTAGGAAAGATGGAGCTGAGGGTGAGAGAGGAGATGAAGAGGAGAGAAAGTCACTAGTTTAA
- the LOC106295435 gene encoding uncharacterized protein LOC106295435 isoform X2, giving the protein MPNPYTLHTDLKVDCCSITAEVRLQKIPEEARELEKKQLRQTWRRYRVELTISDETEEAVFVAFDSEMIKLTNVRSSEVGQVMGGGDGPKDNMHGVSSLSSASANLGNNNAKETPRLTESALGNLPEVDGFISQNPKLKLSRLLRRSVRNR; this is encoded by the exons ATGCCGAATCCTTACACTCTTCATACCGATTTGAAGGTTGATTGCTGCTCCATCACCGCCGAGGTCCGCCTTCAGAAG ATCCCTGAGGAAGCTAGAGAGCTTGAAAAAAAACAACTCAGACAGACTTGGAGAAG GTACCGTGTGGAGTTGACCATTTCAGATGAAACCGAAGAGGCTGTCTTCGTAGCTTTTGATTCCGAGATGATCAAGCTGACTAACGTCCGCTCTTCTGAAGTTGGGCAGGTCATG GGAGGAGGTGATGGGCCCAAAGACAATATGCATGGAGTCAGCTCACTTTCCTCAGCTTCTGCAAATCTAGGTAACAACAATGCAAAGGAGACACCGAGACTTACAGAGTCTGCACTGGGGAACCTCCCTGAAGTGGATGGCTTCATATCCCAGAATCCAAAGCTCAAATTGAGCAGGCTGCTAAGAAGGTCCGTACGGAATAGATGA
- the LOC106325754 gene encoding SPX domain-containing membrane protein At4g22990 isoform X2 produces the protein MVAFGKKLKERSIQEWQGYYINYKLMKKKVNQYGRQLQGGNLERRQVLKDFSKMLDNQIEKVALFMLEQQGILASRLKRLRESHDALQEEPEISHIAYLKEGYRAVGQDLLKLLFFVEMNAIGVRKILKKFDKRFGYRFTNYYVKTRANHPYSELQQVYKHVGLGAVVGAVSRNLHELQNNQGSYLSIYDQPVLPLQDPVVDSIKAAVDRLTHSTNFLNFMAQHAFIMQQELPSPQDEEEAVEEDMRYHFMSLLLNLVNTFLYMVNTYIIVPTADDYSMSLGAAATVCGVVIGAMAVAQLFSSVYFSAWSNKSYFKPLIFSSIVLFIGNLLYALAFDFNSIAVLLIGRLFCGLGSARAVNRRYISDCVPLKIRMQASAGFVSASALGMACGPALAGLLQTRFKIYKLTFNQNTLPGWVMAIAWFMYLVWLAISFREPVLEPEESHSTSKDSNNSAVQDGNLESDIKQPLLITSEEIEEQVEDEDDSEEASEESRAPVNSIGAAYRLLTPSVKVQLLIYFMLKYAMEILLSESSVVTTYYFGWSTSSVAIFLACLGLTVLPVNIVIGSYISNMFEDRQILLVSEIMVCVGILFSFNVLVPYTVPQYVCCGLIMFVSAEVLEGVNLSLLSRVMSSRLSRGTYNGGLLSTEAGTIARVIADVTITVAGYFGRDMLLNVTLLPSLVTCVVSIVATCFTYNSLY, from the exons ATGGTCGCCTTTGGGAAAAAGCTCAAAGAACGTAGCATTCAAGAATGGCAAGG ATATTACATCAACTACAAACTGATGAAGAAGAAAGTGAATCAATACGGTCGCCAGTTACAAGGAGGGAACCTAGAGCGCCGCCAAGTTCTCAAAGATTTCTCAAAGATGCTTGATAACCAG ATCGAGAAAGTCGCACTGTTCATGTTGGAGCAACAAGGAATTCTTGCAAGTAGGCTAAAGAGACTGAGAGAGTCGCACGACGCTCTCCAAGAGGAGCCTGAGATATCTCACATAGCTTATCTAAAGGAAGGTTATAGAGCTGTTGGTCAAGATCTTCTCAAGCTCTTGTTCTTCGTTGAGATGAATGCTATTGGTGTCCGTAAGATACTGAAGAAGTTTGATAAACGGTTTGGTTACAGATTCACAAACTATTATGTCAAGACTCGCGCTAACCATCCTTACTCTGAACTTCAGCAAGTCTATAAACATGTT GGTCTTGGAGCTGTTGTTGGAGCAGTGTCTCGCAACCTTCATGAGCTTCAAAACAATCAAGGAAGCTACTTATCTATCTACGATCAGCCTGTCCTTCCTCTTCAAGATCCTGTAGTTGACTCCATTAAAGCAGCAGTGGATAGGCTCACACATTCAACAAACTTCTTGAACTTCATGGCTCAGCACGCGTTTATCATGCAACAAGAGTTACCTAGTCCACAAGACGAGGAAGAAGCCGTTGAAGAAGACATGAGATATCACTTCATGTCTCTCTTGTTGAATCTTGTCAACACGTTTCTCTATATGGTCAATACTTATATCATTGTCCCTACAGCAGATGACTATTCAATGAGCCTTGGTGCAGCAGCGACCGTGTGTGGTGTAGTGATTGGTGCTATGGCTGTTGCTCAGCTCTTCTCTTCGGTTTACTTCAGCGCATGGTCTAATAAATCTTACTTCAAACCGCTTATATTCAGTAGCATCGTCCTCTTCATTGGTAACTTGTTGTATGCATTGGCTTTTGACTTTAACTCAATAGCTGTTCTCTTGATTGGCCGGCTCTTCTGTGG GTTGGGGTCAGCGAGAGCAGTGAACAGGAGGTATATAAGTGACTGTGTACCGTTAAAGATCAGGATGCAGGCTTCTGCTGGTTTTGTAAGTGCAAGTGCTTTAGGAATGGCGTGTGGTCCTGCTCTTGCTGGTCTGTTGCAGACTAGATTCAAAATCTATAAGCTTACTTTTAATCAAAACACATTGCCTGGTTGGGTTATGGCTATTGCTTGGTTTATGTACTTAGTCTGGTTAGCTATTTCGTTCCGGGAGCCGGTGCTTGAGCCTGAGGAGAGTCATAGTACTTCAAAGGATTCTAATAACTCTG CTGTTCAAGATGGGAATCTGGAGTCAGACATTAAACAGCCATTGCTGATCACATCAGAAGAAATAGAAGAACAGGTTGAAGATGAAGATGATAGTGAAGAAGCTTCAGAGGAATCTCGTGCACCTGTGAACTCCATTGGAGCTGCTTATAGGTTACTTACACCTTCAGTAAAG GTTCAACTACTGATATACTTCATGCTTAAGTATGCAATGGAGATTCTTCTCTCTGAATCTAGTGTCGTCACCACTTACTACTTCGGTTGGTCCACTAGCTCGGTTGCTATCTTCTTGGCTTGTCTCGGTCTCACGGTTCTTCCTGTAAACATCGTTATTGGAAGCTATATCAGCAACATGTTCGAAGACCG GCAAATTCTGTTGGTGTCGGAGATTATGGTTTGTGTCGGAATACTATTCAGCTTCAATGTCCTTGTTCCATACACTGTACCACAATACGTTTGCTGCGGACTCATCATGTTTGTTTCTGCAGAAGTTCTTGAAG GTGTTAACTTGTCGTTGCTCTCGAGGGTCATGTCGTCGAGGCTATCGAGGGGGACTTACAACGGAGGTTTGCTTTCGACGGAGGCAGGCACGATCGCACGTGTGATTGCTGACGTGACTATTACCGTCGCCGGTTACTTTGGGCGGGATATGCTTTTGAATGTCACTTTACTTCCCTCTCTGGTCACTTGTGTTGTGTCCATCGTAGCTACTTGTTTTACTTATAACTCCTTGTACTAG
- the LOC106344146 gene encoding UDP-galactose/UDP-glucose transporter 2-like isoform X1, translated as MLLIIYLECFTRVHFGFYFDSFCLLVIKKRRRRMKEEQSRTLFGISLSDRPTWQQFLICTSGFFFGYLVNGVCEEYVYNRLQFSFGWYFTFIQGFVYLFLIYLQGFTTKHIVNPMRTYVKLSAVLMGSHGLTKGSLAYLNYPAQIMFKSTKVLPVMIMGAFIPGLRRKYPVHEYISAFLLVLGLILFTLADAQMSPNFSMIGILMISGALIMDAFLGNLQEAIFTMNPETTQMEMLFCSTVVGLPFLFVPMVLTGELFRAWTACSQHPYVYGVLVFEAMATFIGQVSVLSLIALFGAATTALITTARKGVTLLLSYLIFTKPLTEQHGSGLLLIAMGIVLKMVPMDSKPPSKIQARPAVRKDGAEGERGDEEERKSLV; from the exons ATGCTTTTGATCATTTACTTGGAGTGTTTTACTCGTGTTCATTTTGGCTTTTACTTTGATTCTTTTTGTCTTTTGGTAATCAAAAAAAGAAGAAGAAGAATGAAGGAGGAACAATCAAGAACTCTGTTTGGAATATCTCTGTCTGATCGACCAACTTGGCAACAGTTTCTCATTTGCACTTCTGGTTTCTTCTTTGGCTACCTCGTTAACGGAGTTTGCGAG GAATATGTTTATAATCGGCTCCAATTTAG CTTTGGTTGGTACTTCACGTTTATACAAGGATTTGTCTACTTATTCCTCATCTACCTTCAAGGCTTCACCACAAAACATATTGTGAATCCCATGAGAACTTATGTCAAACTCTCTGCTGTTCTCATGGGATCACATGGTTTAACCAAAGGATCTTTGGCTTATCTCAACTATCCAGCTCAAATCATGTTCAAATCCACCAAG GTGTTGCCGGTAATGATAATGGGAGCGTTCATACCCGGGTTGAGAAGAAAATACCCGGTCCATGAATACATTTCAGCGTTCTTGTTGGTTCTTGGTTTGATCCTTTTCACATTAGCAGACGCACAAATGTCTCCTAATTTCAGTATGATCGGTATTTTGATGATTTCTGGCGCGTTGATCATGGATGCTTTCTTGGGTAATCTTCAGGAAGCTATTTTCACTATGAATCCCGAGACAACTCAG ATGGAGATGCTTTTCTGCTCAACGGTTGTTGGATTGCCCTTCTTGTTCGTTCCCATGGTCTTAACCGGTGAGCTTTTCCGTGCGTGGACTGCGTGCTCACAA CATCCATATGTGTATGGAGTGCTTGTATTTGAAGCCATGGCCACATTCATCGGTCAAGTCTCTGTTCTATCGCTCATTGCACTCTTTGGAGCCGCTACAACCGCCTTA ATAACAACAGCGAGGAAAGGTGTTACGTTGTTGCTGTCGTATTTGATATTCACAAAGCCATTAACAGAACAGCACGGATCGGGGTTGCTGTTGATAGCAATGGGAATTGTATTGAAGATGGTACCGATGGATAGTAAACCTCCGAGCAAGATTCAGGCGAGACCAGCGGTTAGGAAAGATGGAGCTGAGGGTGAGAGAGGAGATGAAGAGGAGAGAAAGTCACTAGTTTAA
- the LOC106294196 gene encoding uncharacterized protein LOC106294196: protein MSSHSSIQEACFNVCCSSPFSSHSMTQEQEEEELEFSVIAPGGSFLTRDIKFTSQESLPPLRTSFYDLITAFPDYLQTNQADHIRSTEYQNLSCSSRHVLLSHTSQQQPLFSYSQFRQLSGLNNSLFTLSCTQASSGEEMLSLAREESQFQTRMRKRIMSFMNLEESEYDMILTQDRSSAFKTVAELYCFRTNPNLLTVYNYEDEAVEGMIRISEKKGVKPKSAEFSWPSTELVSEKLKRTILRSKRRRDKRGLFVFPLQSLVTGASYSYSWMSLAQENQWHVLLDTSALGSKDMDTLGLSLFRPDFLICSFTEVLGHDDDLTGFGCLFVKKSSSQALSEASEGITDPANLTVVKAEQSWITKNDETTLEDHNKASTSATEIEEDDKAIIEFRGLDHADSLGLILITRRLKSLTLWLVRALTCLKHPGSHQTETPLVKICGPRKRPDRGASVSFNVFDWQGEKVDPLMVERLAEREKVGLRCAYLQKIGSVRNKKRRDGQSMSLRVSVVSVRLGFMTNFDDVFRVWGFVSRFLDADFVEKEKWRKKALETKKTNKQMTGVIV from the coding sequence ATGAGTTCACACTCCTCCATACAAGAAGCTTGCTTTAATGTCTGCTGCTCATCACCATTCTCATCTCACTCCATGACTCAGGAACAAGAAGAAGAAGAGCTCGAGTTCTCAGTAATCGCACCCGGAGGTTCGTTTCTAACAAGAGACATCAAATTCACTAGCCAAGAATCTCTCCCTCCTCTCCGCACATCTTTCTACGACCTCATCACAGCTTTTCCTGATTACTTGCAGACGAATCAAGCCGATCATATCCGATCTACAGAGTACCAAAACCTCTCGTGCTCCTCTCGCCACGTGTTGTTATCCCACACAAGCCAGCAACAGCCCTTGTTCTCATACTCACAGTTCCGGCAACTCTCTGGTCTGAATAACTCTCTCTTTACCTTGTCTTGCACGCAAGCGAGCTCCGGTGAAGAAATGTTATCACTCGCGAGAGAAGAATCTCAGTTTCAGACGAGGATGAGGAAGAGAATCATGAGTTTTATGAATCTTGAAGAATCTGAATATGACATGATCCTAACTCAAGACCGCTCCTCTGCTTTCAAGACCGTAGCGGAGCTCTACTGTTTCAGAACGAACCCGAATCTCCTCACTGTCTACAACTACGAAGACGAAGCAGTGGAAGGCATGATCAGAATCTCGGAGAAGAAGGGTGTCAAGCCCAAATCAGCCGAGTTCTCGTGGCCGAGCACTGAGCTAGTGTCTGAGAAGCTGAAGAGGACGATCTTGAGGAGTAAGAGAAGAAGAGACAAAAGAGGACTCTTTGTGTTTCCACTTCAGTCTCTCGTAACAGGAGCTTCGTATTCTTACTCGTGGATGAGTTTAGCTCAAGAGAACCAATGGCATGTGTTGCTTGATACCTCTGCTTTGGGTTCTAAAGACATGGACACTTTAGGTCTTTCTCTGTTCCGACCAGATTTTTTGATATGTTCTTTTACTGAGGTTTTAGGGCATGATGATGATCTTACTGGTTTCGGTTGCTTGTTCGTCAAGAAATCTAGCTCTCAAGCTTTGTCAGAAGCATCAGAAGGCATCACTGATCCTGCAAATCTCACGGTAGTAAAAGCAGAGCAATCTTGGATAACAAAAAATGACGAAACTACCCTTGAGGACCACAACAAGGCGTCCACGTCTGCCACTGAAATCGAGGAAGACGACAAAGCAATAATTGAGTTTCGTGGTTTAGATCACGCAGACTCTCTGGGGCTGATACTGATCACTCGAAGGTTAAAGTCTTTGACTTTATGGTTGGTCCGAGCGCTGACGTGTCTGAAACATCCAGGCTCTCATCAAACAGAGACGCCTCTGGTGAAAATCTGCGGACCGAGGAAGAGACCGGACCGAGGAGCGTCGGTTTCGTTCAACGTTTTCGATTGGCAGGGAGAGAAAGTCGATCCTTTGATGGTGGAGAGGCTGGCGGAGAGGGAGAAGGTCGGTTTGCGATGCGCGTATTTGCAGAAGATTGGTAGCGTGCGAAACAAGAAACGAAGAGATGGACAGAGTATGAGTTTGAGAGTGTCAGTGGTGAGTGTTAGGTTAGGGTTTATGACGAACTTTGATGATGTTTTTAGGGTTTGGGGGTTTGTGTCGAGGTTCTTGGATGCGGATTTTGTTGAGAAAGAGAAGTGGAGAAAGAAAGCTCTTGAGACAAAAAAAACAAACAAACAAATGACAGGCGTAATAGTTTGA
- the LOC106295435 gene encoding uncharacterized protein LOC106295435 isoform X4 produces the protein MPNPYTLHTDLKVDCCSITAEVRLQKIPEEARELEKKQLRQTWRRYRVELTISDETEEAVFVAFDSEMIKLTNVRSSEVGQGGGFS, from the exons ATGCCGAATCCTTACACTCTTCATACCGATTTGAAGGTTGATTGCTGCTCCATCACCGCCGAGGTCCGCCTTCAGAAG ATCCCTGAGGAAGCTAGAGAGCTTGAAAAAAAACAACTCAGACAGACTTGGAGAAG GTACCGTGTGGAGTTGACCATTTCAGATGAAACCGAAGAGGCTGTCTTCGTAGCTTTTGATTCCGAGATGATCAAGCTGACTAACGTCCGCTCTTCTGAAGTTGGGCAG GGTGGAGGTTTTTCTTAG
- the LOC106325754 gene encoding SPX domain-containing membrane protein At4g22990 isoform X1 produces the protein MVAFGKKLKERSIQEWQGYYINYKLMKKKVNQYGRQLQGGNLERRQVLKDFSKMLDNQIEKVALFMLEQQGILASRLKRLRESHDALQEEPEISHIAYLKEGYRAVGQDLLKLLFFVEMNAIGVRKILKKFDKRFGYRFTNYYVKTRANHPYSELQQVYKHVGLGAVVGAVSRNLHELQNNQGSYLSIYDQPVLPLQDPVVDSIKAAVDRLTHSTNFLNFMAQHAFIMQQELPSPQDEEEAVEEDMRYHFMSLLLNLVNTFLYMVNTYIIVPTADDYSMSLGAAATVCGVVIGAMAVAQLFSSVYFSAWSNKSYFKPLIFSSIVLFIGNLLYALAFDFNSIAVLLIGRLFCGLGSARAVNRRYISDCVPLKIRMQASAGFVSASALGMACGPALAGLLQTRFKIYKLTFNQNTLPGWVMAIAWFMYLVWLAISFREPVLEPEESHSTSKDSNNSEAVQDGNLESDIKQPLLITSEEIEEQVEDEDDSEEASEESRAPVNSIGAAYRLLTPSVKVQLLIYFMLKYAMEILLSESSVVTTYYFGWSTSSVAIFLACLGLTVLPVNIVIGSYISNMFEDRQILLVSEIMVCVGILFSFNVLVPYTVPQYVCCGLIMFVSAEVLEGVNLSLLSRVMSSRLSRGTYNGGLLSTEAGTIARVIADVTITVAGYFGRDMLLNVTLLPSLVTCVVSIVATCFTYNSLY, from the exons ATGGTCGCCTTTGGGAAAAAGCTCAAAGAACGTAGCATTCAAGAATGGCAAGG ATATTACATCAACTACAAACTGATGAAGAAGAAAGTGAATCAATACGGTCGCCAGTTACAAGGAGGGAACCTAGAGCGCCGCCAAGTTCTCAAAGATTTCTCAAAGATGCTTGATAACCAG ATCGAGAAAGTCGCACTGTTCATGTTGGAGCAACAAGGAATTCTTGCAAGTAGGCTAAAGAGACTGAGAGAGTCGCACGACGCTCTCCAAGAGGAGCCTGAGATATCTCACATAGCTTATCTAAAGGAAGGTTATAGAGCTGTTGGTCAAGATCTTCTCAAGCTCTTGTTCTTCGTTGAGATGAATGCTATTGGTGTCCGTAAGATACTGAAGAAGTTTGATAAACGGTTTGGTTACAGATTCACAAACTATTATGTCAAGACTCGCGCTAACCATCCTTACTCTGAACTTCAGCAAGTCTATAAACATGTT GGTCTTGGAGCTGTTGTTGGAGCAGTGTCTCGCAACCTTCATGAGCTTCAAAACAATCAAGGAAGCTACTTATCTATCTACGATCAGCCTGTCCTTCCTCTTCAAGATCCTGTAGTTGACTCCATTAAAGCAGCAGTGGATAGGCTCACACATTCAACAAACTTCTTGAACTTCATGGCTCAGCACGCGTTTATCATGCAACAAGAGTTACCTAGTCCACAAGACGAGGAAGAAGCCGTTGAAGAAGACATGAGATATCACTTCATGTCTCTCTTGTTGAATCTTGTCAACACGTTTCTCTATATGGTCAATACTTATATCATTGTCCCTACAGCAGATGACTATTCAATGAGCCTTGGTGCAGCAGCGACCGTGTGTGGTGTAGTGATTGGTGCTATGGCTGTTGCTCAGCTCTTCTCTTCGGTTTACTTCAGCGCATGGTCTAATAAATCTTACTTCAAACCGCTTATATTCAGTAGCATCGTCCTCTTCATTGGTAACTTGTTGTATGCATTGGCTTTTGACTTTAACTCAATAGCTGTTCTCTTGATTGGCCGGCTCTTCTGTGG GTTGGGGTCAGCGAGAGCAGTGAACAGGAGGTATATAAGTGACTGTGTACCGTTAAAGATCAGGATGCAGGCTTCTGCTGGTTTTGTAAGTGCAAGTGCTTTAGGAATGGCGTGTGGTCCTGCTCTTGCTGGTCTGTTGCAGACTAGATTCAAAATCTATAAGCTTACTTTTAATCAAAACACATTGCCTGGTTGGGTTATGGCTATTGCTTGGTTTATGTACTTAGTCTGGTTAGCTATTTCGTTCCGGGAGCCGGTGCTTGAGCCTGAGGAGAGTCATAGTACTTCAAAGGATTCTAATAACTCTG AAGCTGTTCAAGATGGGAATCTGGAGTCAGACATTAAACAGCCATTGCTGATCACATCAGAAGAAATAGAAGAACAGGTTGAAGATGAAGATGATAGTGAAGAAGCTTCAGAGGAATCTCGTGCACCTGTGAACTCCATTGGAGCTGCTTATAGGTTACTTACACCTTCAGTAAAG GTTCAACTACTGATATACTTCATGCTTAAGTATGCAATGGAGATTCTTCTCTCTGAATCTAGTGTCGTCACCACTTACTACTTCGGTTGGTCCACTAGCTCGGTTGCTATCTTCTTGGCTTGTCTCGGTCTCACGGTTCTTCCTGTAAACATCGTTATTGGAAGCTATATCAGCAACATGTTCGAAGACCG GCAAATTCTGTTGGTGTCGGAGATTATGGTTTGTGTCGGAATACTATTCAGCTTCAATGTCCTTGTTCCATACACTGTACCACAATACGTTTGCTGCGGACTCATCATGTTTGTTTCTGCAGAAGTTCTTGAAG GTGTTAACTTGTCGTTGCTCTCGAGGGTCATGTCGTCGAGGCTATCGAGGGGGACTTACAACGGAGGTTTGCTTTCGACGGAGGCAGGCACGATCGCACGTGTGATTGCTGACGTGACTATTACCGTCGCCGGTTACTTTGGGCGGGATATGCTTTTGAATGTCACTTTACTTCCCTCTCTGGTCACTTGTGTTGTGTCCATCGTAGCTACTTGTTTTACTTATAACTCCTTGTACTAG